The DNA window TGACACCAAacaggtaaaatgataaattggcaACTTCTTCCATCACTTTGGAGAAACtgaaatggaattaaaaccGGGTGGTAGGTCTATTGGACCACCAGAAAGGGAGGCCGAAAGCTAGTGtactattcaccaaacctacacatctctcctacagtattGTTCTTTGTTATTTCGGGCAACCAATTTTGCTGAGTGCCATTAGTCACCTGGACTTTCGGTTTTGATGGAATCAATGTTCAAAAAAGATCtgatatatttacattatttcttGTACCAGAATAGATGTATTTGATAAAGTTAAGAGCCATCTTCATCTTCAAGAAATGGGTATAAAGGCTCATGTACATCCATTAATGATTCAAAAACGTTCACAAAAGTTGACAAAGATTTGAAGTTGACGTTATGCCTTCCAACGTGTACGtctggaaagaaaacaaaacagtcaATAGTGGTGAAAAATCCTTGAAATTGAATCTCACTTTGTAACTCAAAATATAAGAATATTAAAACCTAAGGACACCCAGGTGTAGGCTTTGGCTGCAGTTTAGGATGAAGTGTTTTTTAGTATCCATGTGCTCTTGCcttataataattaaaacagGTGCAAGATGAGGAGTTTTTGTATGATAACCATACAGCCTCTGCAATATTTGCACTTTTTATATTGTCATCAAGATATCATCTTaccattattttcatattatttagGAGTGGTCTTATAAAACTATGGACAGTGCCTGAATGCGAACCTATCAGAACATTGACAGGTAAAAACCTTAtcattatgtttttctttgttatgttttacaaaaataaaatttattaatACTAAAGTGATATATGCATAGAACAGATGGTAAATTTTCAGTTTTAGGATTTAGGAAGCTTGCCTAGATTTTTTTGCTGCTGTTTTGGTTAGTGTTACTTTAATTGTATTCAACCATCTAACTAGTAATGTTTTACACTTAGATAAAAatgagtgatgggggggggggggcaactatATAAATGCAAACAGAAATTTACTGATAGATATAATCACCATGATTAAcatcataatatttattttttttcattgagTATCTATTATTTCTTCTTGCATATATTTGTGACAACTTCATCAATGGAAAATTACAAAATCAGAAAAAGAGATGAAGGTAGAAAATGTTGCCAAGATTATATTTGTAAAACTGCTAATATGCAAATTTTGTAATCCTAATATAAGAAATTATTAATCATCGTTTTGCGGGGTAAATGagatttttaaattaaaataaagacattCGAAAAGCATGCTTCACTTCCTTGGACCTAAATGGTGTATAAAACAATTTGAATTTCTTTTCTCAAAACTTTTACATGAGTGCTTCCGTTCATTTGTGATGTAATAAATACCTCTCCTTTTATTATTAGGTCACACACAGCATGTTGGGGCGGTGAAGTTTCATCCAAAAGCCACAATCTCCTTAGAAGATAATGACTGCTGTCTGGCTAGTTGTTCGGCAGATGGTTCAGTGAAGTTATGGTCATTAGACaggtaatgcatattcagtagTTGTTAAATAAAAGCAGTGTGGTATGTTTAAGGTATGTGGATTTCAACACTGCGTCCTTTGTGACCTCATTAGATTAGTAACTAGGCAAGTTgagagcagtttttttttaacatgatatTTGTGTTATCTTTGAGACATATTTGTCAAACATGAACTGTTGAATATTGCTTTTGAAATGGGGCTGAGAGATTATTTgtggagagggagtggggaagTTGGGAGGGGATGTAGGGGGTAGATAGGAAAGGAGGAAGGAAATGGCAGGGACTGCTTGGGAAAGATTATCATATCttcttttgttgtttgtgttGGTTTgtgtataattattaatatctcTCACAAAGCCAACAATTGTGTATCTGTTTTGGGATCAGGTTTCCTAGTGAAGACTCAAATTTAAACCAAGCTTCCCTTCTCAGGATTCTAGACtgaatttgaaatttgtctTTCTATTACACCAAatacatgtttgtttgttcttctcCTCAGTGAGAAACCAATAGCTAATATTGAAGGACACACAGCCAAGGTATCTAGGGTTGCTTATCATCCATCTGGACGATTTCTCGGAACAACATGGTGAGTGTTGCTGTAACGGTGTGTTCCAACTGTATAGATCGATACATGGATATGGATTTATTTTGGATTCATCTATTTATCAAGACAATGCCCAGTAAAATTTTCAAAGTACCATATGGTTGTCAAGGATTCTGCACTACTGCAGTGGTGAGAGAAAAGCAAATCAAGTGTTCACAGTCTCGGAGTTGGCTGTTGGCCAAGTAAGCCATTCTtttggggcaccacagtgccgCTGTCCCACCACAGTGCTGCTGCTGCACCACTGGTGCACCACAGTACCACTGCTGCACCACAGTACCACAGCACCATAGTACCGCTGCTGCACAACCTTCATTGTTGCTACACTACAGCTGCTGTTGTTGATTTGCATAATTACCAGAATTATACAAGCATTTTTCAATACCTGCAACATTCTCAAAAAGTAGTTTGGAAAGTTCTGTGACAAAACTCACAAGGAACTCATCCATCTGCATCTACAATCTGCTGGTACTGATTAATACAGTGTCAATATCAACACCTGTCCATTCCCTATAGATGCAACAATAGGCTATGCTTTGGAACATCTGTCCAACGTCTTTTATCTCCAGGCCAGCTGTAGGTGTTTGTCTCAatgtaatattgtgtaaaagtaagttggcctgacgtttcgatcctagcaggatcttacttttacacattctcctacacaggctctctggtggataagcagtttgctaacagttttattttatttcaatataatATTAACAGGCTGCTAAGGTGTTTATCATCTGTTATTGTGTTGTCTGTATTGCATCTATATACAGAAGACGTTGTACTTCAGTATATTTGGGTGACAGGTGACATAAATACATAACAGCTGTTCCAATAATGTATTTGTGTAATAGAGATTACATATGGCCATCCACAGTCAACTGCAGAAAGTGTCATCTATTTTGCTGCAATATAGGCTAGAAGGACCTAAATTGGTCACTTATGGTCAAATTTGATCTCTTGTTTTCTCTGCCCTCTTTGAACATCTTTACCTCGCTGATTCACTCAGTCATAGGGTTTGGTGTTTAGATCTAACCACGTAAACCATAACCACATTGTAACCCTATTCATTGTCTAGAAATAAGTTGGCAAACGAGAACTATGGGGTCAAGGTTCGGCatgatttaattttttggaGCATAACTTGATGACGTTGATgacaaattttgatgagtgaaTAGTAAATTTATCATTTCTCTTCCTTGTTTCAACAGTTTCGATTGTTCTTGGAGACTGTGGGACATAGAGGTCCAGGAGGAGATTCTTCATCAAGAGGGACATAGTAAGGGGGTCTACTCCATCGACTTCCAGAATGACGGAGCTCTTTGTGCAACAGGGTGAGGAGGCCACATGCGCCCTGCAAACCCCACTGTGCCCACCTGTCCATtccaacatatgaaaataagaatataaaaaaatatatataaaaacaatattttgttccAATAGTTATAATGATGTCACTCACTCTGCTACTGCCAGATATAGTCACTCACAAATATTACCCCAAAGTTAAAACTTCCCATATTTGCATTAATGCTCTAAATTAACCccatattctagcatatttgtttaTAGTCAATCACCATCTGCCACTGGAACATGTTGTACACTGTTTGATTGGATATGTAGAACAATCCATCTTGATTTTGTACTCCTTTGTAACCTTTCAGGGGAATGGATGCCTTTGGAAGAGTTTGGGACCTGAGAACTGGGAGATGTATAATGTTCATGGAAGGACACTTGAAATCTGTCTTAGCGATTAACTTCTCACCGAATGGGTAAGTTATGATAAAGAAATAAGATAACACACATCTTCTTCAGTTAGCCtcagaagaagatcctgctaggatcgaaacatcaggccctctaTAAAGttactttttcaaaatttattagTGAGAAACATCTCTATTTGGTCTTTGCTTGTACATTTTTCTCGCAGAGGTTACATAGTGTATTCCTACTCTCTTTTTCATTCTTAAAGCTATCAGGTTGTCACAGGTTCGGAGGATAACACATCGAAAATCTGGGACTTGAGGCAGCGACAGTGTCTGTACACGATACCATCACACAACAACCTGGTGTCCGGggccaaatatgaaaatggtaCGTATCATTGATACCCTCAAAGAGTCTGACAATTTAAAGGGAGTAAGAGGAGAAAGTTTTGAGGTCATTGTCATTCAGaggtgaataataataataggatAAGTGTCTTCCTAATGGTTATATTCTTTCAAAAGGGCAGTGTAGACTCAGGTACACTCAGACAAGGAGAACCAGGATGAAGCTAAGAGGGAAATGGTATTAAATTTTGTCAAAGTCATTTTGAGTGTGGTTTGCAGTTCTATGGTGATTATTGTAGCTTATAATTGAGGAGCCTCTTACTTCCAGTTGCCCTCGTTTGATATCACACTATATGGCGTTGTTGTGCACTTTGGTAGGTTTTTGAATGTCACCATTTTGTTCTTCCagttttaaatttcaaacttaCGTTAGATAGGATGACCGTTTctatttgggggtgggggtgtggggggggggaattgccCATCTTTAAGCTACCAGAGGACATAGTAAGAATATTTTGCATGAAGTGTCACATATTTTTCTCTTGTCATGAATTCATTTTCTGCTTTCCACAGACACTGGTGATTATCTTGTGACCTGCTCTTATGATAACACAGCCAAGGTAAGTGGGAACTGATTGTTCTATGTTTACAACTGGGAAATGGGGTATTTGTGGTTTAGCAGGCAGACAATTGACATTGTGTCCATGTTACCTTCACTGTAAGAATGTATTTCATATGACAGTAGGTTACATAATAGCATACCATGGCTTTCATAGTGCTCATTCATTTCATGTTATATGGTAATTTAAGTTATTTTGGGTGGTTGCTCAGTATGGTTTGTAGAAGCTTTTAAAGCACTCCTTGATTTGTAGGCCGATggttaatttgtcattttactCAGTCAATTGCGTTGGGACAATTATGTGTCAACAAATGAATATATCTATATTCCGAAAGCTTGACTATCTGTTTCCTAGTGTTTAGTTTTGGTGTCCTTGGGCCAGTGTTACATTACCATGAATACACTGTGAATGTAATTTTGTGAAACGTTAGTGTCAGATGCTACTTAGACGGCTTTACTGATGGAAGCATTTATTTGCATTTGATGTAAATAATCGTTTGCTGGCATGTCTTGCAGAGTGAAGTAATGATTGGATCTTATATTTTTCAGGTTTGGTCTAATCCAGGCTACTCATTACTAAACACCCTCTCTGGTCACGATGGCAAAGTGATGGCAGTAGATATATCTCTGGACGGACAGTACATAGCAACATCATCGTACGATAGGACCTTCAAGCTCTGGGGGGTGGAATGAACCATTCTGTAACATTGAAAATAATACTTGTTGAtatgtcaccatggtaactgcAGAGCAGCAAGTGTTGGATGGCACgaagacatttctttgtggatAAATATCACAATTTCTGACTTTAATTTATCCTGTGGTAATGGAACATCAAAAGACACATGACATGCCTGATCAGCATGTTGTGCTTATGTCCATGGTATTAGTGGCCCAGTAAAGTTGGAGTCTGAAGCATGGAAATCAGGTGGTTAGTATTATATACATTTCTTTCCAATTGTTGCTATATAATGCCAGTAGATGTTTAGTTGCACAGATGCAGACACTCAcctagataaaaaaaatattagccTGATGTCTCAAAAATCTTAAAAGCTGCTGGTTTGTATTCCTAATTCTGGCCAGGTAAATTGTTAGTGTGTTGCCAAAAATTTCAGagcaaaatatttgaaacacaGAGGACAAAGTGTTACCTGCTCTTGCAAAAGCTATCCTCAGCTCATGAGAACCCAATAATAATCAGAGCAATGGTTTTAATCAACCATAATTCagttgaaatttgaaacaatcaGCATGCGACATTGTCTAAGTTTGTTTTTAGGGCTTACTGGTGAACTATGGATATTAAGGAATGATAGATAGGCAATACACATGTAGAGCTCTCTGATCAGTTAGTTCTTATATGATTTCATGTTTCTGGTTTTGTTATGTAAAGTCGGTACGCAAAACGATTTTGGTTTACAAGGGCAATTTTTGTACCCACCCCTGGTTTAGAACTTCCAAGTTGGTCAACTGTACAACTTCCCCGCTCAGTGACTTATTTGCATAGAAGGTACATCCCAAGTACATTAATGTGTGTGAACCTTCATACAGTTTATAGTGTCTGTGTGATGTATGATGAATGTATGTAGATCATCAGATGTTATGAACAGTGTCCAAGCATAATTATGGTTCAGAATTGATGCATCCCTCTTTGAGACTCAAGCAAATGCATTTCTTTGGAGCCTCTGTTTGTTGAATCTTGAGCAAATTGTTTGAGCAGGGACTGTGATGTGGATGCTTTGATGATAGACTTAAAGGAATGCACATTATGTCCCATCTTTGGTAGTCCATCATTTAATCTGAAAGATGTACCCTCCATAGCTGGTttagacacaaaaaaaaattaaaaattgtcaccagaaacaaaccaaatatggaagaaaaaaaaacaattcatctttgaatgaatgtttcatttttataCTGTATAGAAAATAAAAGTTGTAATCTTTAAAGTTTTTGCTGCTTTTTTTTATGAAGGGACAACAAAACATTGAACTTTGGATTCCCATATAGGCTTAAATCTGTAACTTATTTACACAATACAATAGTTATTTAATTGTCTTTCACTTCTGTTCTCTGAAGGATACGGAGGAGCAAGGAACATTTTCACAATCAATTTCCAGTTTTTTAGAAACACATTTGAGTTTAttcatagctcccaactcttgagaaggcaaatgctggtccatgccatgaattgccgtcctgggggaggggtataagggggagTCCCCCTCCGctcttgaatttttttggaatcctggtgatgcctacatgtaaaatggtggcacttagaaaggcttttgtcacccaaaattttctgagaagtatgcatttttttgtgtgtaacatcaataaattgaattgtaggtgataattcattctttcccgtggcatgaaaatgttcactgcttgccccaatgaaaagaaatataggctaatttgaggttcaaatgatgctgtaaaggaggttttatactcaattatgctaaatgctaaagaaatgatggttgctatatcaaaatttgatgcaattatttttatgtatacttgacaattacaatgcaggtttttcggacgcttgcgcatgtcagcgggtttgggtgttagaatgcgggtccaacccgcgtattgcgggtcagttgggagctctggtATATTGTGACTTGCTGCCTTGATTTTGCCTGGTATAACTGTCAGACTGATATGTGACCAAGAGAGGTGTTGTGGAAGGGGAGAAAGGATAAAAACCACACCCCCTCTTCCCTTCAGTTATCAGTGTTCTTAATAACCACTGCACATTgttcaaagtttgaaataaagacagagcaaaaaaaaagaagaattttgaCACACTCAAGTTTCACATTCAtgacattaaaaaatatatttacataaaaatAGTGTGAAAGGAAATGAGAAACTGCAGCATCACACAGATTATATAGAACAGAAAGATGCAAATAAAGTCAGGATCgttcatttaaaaacaaaatttggcTTCGATAACACTGCCTCACAAATTTTAATTGATTTGGGGAGATAGCACAGCAATTAAACCACACCCTATTTTGTTATGTTCAAGAAGATC is part of the Apostichopus japonicus isolate 1M-3 chromosome 22, ASM3797524v1, whole genome shotgun sequence genome and encodes:
- the LOC139963543 gene encoding U4/U6 small nuclear ribonucleoprotein Prp4-like — its product is MDEIPAKRQKIHYGVLDLKLKDQSSAGSTNINLSSGETLDLEDHLSERKQALLAQFEKRRKARQINVTTDDAEVKALLRKNGEPICLFGEGPAERRERLRHLLADLGEVQSKKQKAEEEERQKKKMEEEETTWYHEGPESLKTARFWIADYSVPRASSRLQVERERRNITDSVRNAKRQELHKNLRSLTAIGSQIGDERPISFCHFSPNSKILATSSWSGLIKLWTVPECEPIRTLTGHTQHVGAVKFHPKATISLEDNDCCLASCSADGSVKLWSLDSEKPIANIEGHTAKVSRVAYHPSGRFLGTTCFDCSWRLWDIEVQEEILHQEGHSKGVYSIDFQNDGALCATGGMDAFGRVWDLRTGRCIMFMEGHLKSVLAINFSPNGYQVVTGSEDNTSKIWDLRQRQCLYTIPSHNNLVSGAKYENDTGDYLVTCSYDNTAKVWSNPGYSLLNTLSGHDGKVMAVDISLDGQYIATSSYDRTFKLWGVE